The Daphnia magna isolate NIES linkage group LG3, ASM2063170v1.1, whole genome shotgun sequence genomic interval ACGATAGCGACGCGTCAACAAACCGCAAATcgatttttctatttattttgtactggataaaaaaaaaagaccaatTTATGGGCCCGTTTACTTCTAACTGTATCGTTGATGGGCAATATTGCTCCAGCATTTTATAGGGTTTCATTATGCAGATGAAAGCGCTTAAAAACTAAACATTCGAGTAACCCCATTTCAAAGACGGTTTCGGGTTTTAATCATCTGCAAGTAGGGCTGTTTGCCCTTTCATTTGATACTTTAGCAATGGCAAAACCCTATGTTGGATGGCGACGAAACTCCGTCGGATGGTATACCAGAGGCGCATAAAAGTTTCGCCAGTATGGGGCTGGACGAGCCCGATGACGAGGTCTTTGAAGAAGACGACTTCAGTACTTCAAGATCGTTTCATTCCCGGCTTGATCATCCTCAGCCTCACCCAGTCGATTTGAAAGTGCGCAAAGAGATAAGTGATACGGGCTATCGAGGATACGTTGTGACAACACCACTGGCCCTATCAGCAGCTGACGTTTCTGTAGAAGAGATTCTTCACAAGGTAATTTACGCTAAGTTACACCATCTACCTGGCTAACGTCCTGTAACATTTCTGCTATGTAGACTATCCTGGTTGGAGACAGTGGCGTTGGAAAGACTTCGCTCCTCGTCCAATTCGACACGGGAACTTTCCATCCATCTTCGTTTGCTGCCACTGTCGGCATTGGCTTTACGGTAAGCCAGCTCAGCACCACTTTACGATGATGTATTGCATCCGGttaagggggggaaaaaagaaacttttgtTCCATGATTCACAGCGTTTCGCTTAACTAGAGTAAGCGGCAAAAGAAAGcgttaaaaacaaagaataattCATTTAACTAGcctgaaaaaaagagaaaaccagaAAAACATAAAGTGTTCAATCGATCCGTTGGATGCGCAGCAGTGTCCTGGTGCAGGATCCGTAGAAACGCGCTCATCGGGTATGACGTCatttgaaaaggaaataaCTCGCAACTGCAGCGTTCAtcagaaattgagaaaaatcTCTACTCTGATTTTCACATCACGTGATTATTTCCCGAGACATTGTTGCCTAATCTTGTTTTAAGtcacttattttttaaaaaagccgTTTCGCGTTAGTTTGAATCGAGTGTGTTTTATTGCGTTAGTAGCGTGTCTGTTTTTGCCATTGAAACGCACATGTTTTTTAACGTCGCGCCACTAATACGCACGCTCGTCCCGGCCAAGTGCAACAACGACTGGCTGAAATTCTGGGGAGGAGCAAATTGAGTCACTAGGTAGGGAAGAAGGGAAAATAGGGCAGGGTGTGATGGACAAGTGTTCTACTTTCCTTATCCTTTCTCGCCCCCTCTTTGGGGTTGATCTAATCAAACCTACCCGTCGACAACACAGACACTTCCTTTCTCCGGTTACCGACTTGTGGCAGTTGCCGTTTATGTGCCATACGCTACCAACACGTTTTACGCCTAGCGGATAGTACAACCTCCAATCAAACTGGATATTCAgctgtgtttgtttttgtttttgttgtttgttttaaagtAAAGGGATAGAATGCTAACTCTAGCTCAGCTCAGTAGTAACCTGAAACGGCAGACGGGGCCAAATGATTTAATCAACAAAGAGACACAGTCTGATCCATCCACGTACCGATTTATTCAAGTCAGGGGTAGTTCGTTTCGCACTAAATCCAAGGACAGTCGAATCCAACTAAAAGATACAAATAGCGTGCACTACGACTTCCGAGGACATTCATTCGTTGACACAGATGAGCAAACGTGCACCCAGTTTAAGGTACCTGAGCTTGGTGGAACTAATTCCAGGCAGCTAATCCTTCTGTGTGAATCGACTATTATACAGCTTTCGGTTCATTTGTGATCATATTTCTGACGTCTTTGTGTCCAGGTGATGATGCTGGGAGACTCAGGGGTGGGTAAAAGTTGCCTCTTGATCCGCTTCAAAGACAAGACCTTCATGTCGGGTTCTTACATCGCCACAATTGGTATAGATTACAGGGTAAAAACATTGATAAGACTGGCGCATCTTTTATGATTATTGCCTACTGCCATCTGTTCACTGTCTGACTGAATTAGGCTTATCTAAACAGCTGGACGCCAAGAATAGTTAATGATTCTCTTTGCGTTATGTACAATCTGATTACAGGCGTGTCTTTATTTACATTGTAATAGAGGAAAACCTAGCCAATCTCAGTTTAAATCCTTTGATTCCTCGCGACCCAAATTAATCCGTCCAACTCAAATTTAATCGtctttctctctgtgtgtgttcATATATTTAGAATAAAGTACTCGTGGTTGACGGTGCCAAAGTGAAGTTGCAGATATGGGACACCGCCGGCCAAGTAAGTCAACAATTTTCACCCGTGAAAACTTATTCTttataatttaattttgtttctATCTATACGATTTAGGAAAGAAATActtttaaatttgcattttttaaaatttgtttctcaGGAACGATTTAGAAGCGTAACCCACGCCTACTATCGCGACGCCCATGGTAtgaaaaataacattttttccatttgacAATTCAGAAAAAAGTTGAGAGGAAACAGCTTATCTGCATGCAACCGGATGCCGTTCCGTTGGGTTCATATCTAAGGAaggcatttgtttttttcttttcgtgtgaCTTATGTGAAATGGGGGCGACGCTATACGTCGTTGCAGCTTTGTTCCTTCTCTACGATGTGACCAATCGCAAAAGTTTTGATAATACTCGAGCCTGGCTTGCAGAGATAAACGAATACGCACATCGTGACGTTATCATCATGCTACTAGGTATACTTGATACAATGCAATTTTAATTAGAACTATCCCCGTTCATGTAATGAGTTTTCAGTCAAACACACTGAAGTTAGTTGCTTTAAAGTAATATTCGTTTTTGGCAGGGAATAAATGTGACAGCGAGGACCGCGTTGTGAATCGTGAAGATGGCGAACGACTTGGTCGGGAGTACAAGGTTAACTTTATGGAAACATCTGCCAAAACTGGCCTTAACGTTGACGTTGCCTTCACTGAAGTGGCCAGGTAAGATTCGTACTTCAAGCGACCCACATTTTGCAtttcaaacaaatttattttgcATGAAATTTACAGAGCGTTGAGGGATAAACGTACAACAGTCAGCGCTTCGTACGGCGTCCAGGAATATGTAGAGCCAAGACAATGGTCGCAAAATGTCTGCTCTGCATGCAGTACATCCTGAACAATGGTTTTCAAAGGATAACTCAGACGGGAAAATTGTTGTTGTAAAGAGTCGTGCATTTTTAGGCTTCAACACAGAACGACGCAAAGGAAAAACTTTCCTCTCTCTCCTCCACAACAGGAAAAGTAATATTTCGATTGGTGTTCATCTGCATTTTCCACCCGACTGTGTCATTTTAAATTATTCGTGTATAAAGATTATACGGTACACTTTCATAATGAGAATGGCACCTTGTCCCATATGTACAAaattcgtttttctctttaaaaattctaaataaCTGTTGCCGTATTCACTTGTGGTACGTGGCTTCTGTAGCTTTAGACACAATACACGCTGTATGTTCGTCCGATTAGAAACCAAAATGGTTTGATGCACATCTGGCACTTCACTACGAATGTGTGGACACGGGAAGAACAATTGATTAGTCTCGGCATACTTCTGCACCTAGTAGCTGCGTTATCAGACTAATTTCCTCCAACAGAAAATCGTAAATGATGAATTTTCCGTATTTTGCTTTATACCATTTTTCGATTTTAAAGAATGATGCCTGAGACAAGCTTGTAGACTTCTTGTGATGGAAGGAGTTGAAATGGATTGACATAGATGCCGCTTGAGTTCCCATCAGTCTGACTGAGATGTCTGATTTTGCCACAAGGTGTCCTGGTGTATTTGTAGCGCCACGCTGCTGGTTGTCCTTGAGGTATTGAACAATGAGTTTGATGTGAGTGAAATGTCGTGGAATCGCACTTAGTTTTTAAGTTACTAACATCCCTTCCGCTTCGTACAAAACTCAAGGTAAGAATTACTTATCTCAGCTTAGTATATTTAGGTAGTTGTGGGTCGTTGGCCCTATCGAACTTAACGATTGAAGGGATTTGTAACTTATTAGATGACTATCAAACACATGCATGGTGTGTTCACGTCACGTACACCTTGCATATACGGGCTTTAATCAGAGGGTAAGTGAAAAGTAACACAGTGGGTCTTTTTTTAAGACCACTATAGCTGACCCTATTTCATAAGTTGCATAAATGTTAATGTAAGTTATAGGTGGAAATTATTTTAGATCATATGTGGGGCAGTTGTTTAAGAGTTCATAGTTCAATGAACACCTGATAACAATCTTTTTGTCCTAATTTTTTATAgggtgtttttttcttatctctcTAGCAATCCCAGATGACATTGTACAAAGTCACCATAAAACTGCCAAAAATAGTGCCTTTCTGTGATCCTAGCTTAACTACAGTATTTGTAAAAGTAACATTTATTAATCATGGCTACTGCTGAGATTTCACATCACGAAGACCTTGTCCTGGAACCAATCTCTTTAACTGATATTAAATGGAATGTATCTAATGGAGATGAAGCCCATGACTTTCCTGAAGTTCATCTGGATGGAAACCAAGTGAAATATTTTTCTGCTGCCATGGGTATGAGCTCGAAGCGCAAAAGAGAAGCGTCACTTTCTTCTCCGGCTGCAagtaacaaacaaacagtgcAAAATAACTGGCGCCATGCTCTGATGAAAGCGCGGTCTCATACCGACACTTGGGAGAAATTTCACTTGGATCACTATCCGACCGAAAATGCCAATCGTCATCGGTACAATGCATTGCAAAAAGAATGGGTAGTCGATCAAGTCAGTGTTAAAGTGCAAACCGAGTCTTTCGCCCATGGTGCCATGAGAGAATGTTACCGTATTAAAAAGCTTAGCAATTTCAGTCATAACCAAGTATACTTCTtttggtttcatttttatCCTCGTCTAAATATTAATTTACGTCTTTTCTTCTTGGTGCAGGATTGGCGGCGGGATTCTAATAATGCTGTCATTAAACGATTTATTCAACCAGTTGATCGCCAAACGTACTTTGATGAAGTGAAACTTCAAATGGATGCAAAACTATGGGGTGAAGAGTTTAATCGGCATCACCCACCTAAacaaatagatttttttcaaatggctGTCCTAGAATTTGTTGATCGTCCTGATAGACCATTATACCACATAGAAAATTTCATAGAAGGAAATTACGTTAAGTACAATTCTAATTCTGGCTTCGTACTTGGTGACGAAGCTCATCGTCACACGCCACAAGCATTGAGTCATTTTACTTTTGAACGTTCCGGTCACGAGCTGATGGTTGTGGACATTCAAGGTGTAGGGGATTTATACACGGATCCTCAAATTCATACCGTCTCAGGTATCAATACCATATATCTCTTACTCAATAAATATCAAATCTCtacgttgtttggttttcCTTGTGCAGGTACCGAATACGGTGATGGTAACCTTGGAACAAAAGGAATGGCTTTGTTCTTCCACTCACATGTATGCAATCCAATTTGTACAAATTTGGGGCTAACGCCATTTGATTTGGCCCCTTCTGAAATTGCTTTGTTGACGGCCAATCCGTCCGCTTCAAATGACGTCGGAACTGTTTCACGTGGAACAGAAGAAATTGTAGTTCTGCCTTCTCAGTGAGTAAATTTTGCTTCGAATTCGAACTGTGTATCGGTAATAGTCGTTCAATTCTCATTAAGGTATCAACGAACCCATCTTCACGAATTTCTTCGCATGAGATCTTCATCAAGCATTGGCTCATGTGCATCGCTAACAGATAGCATAGGTGAGTGGACCGCCAATGATATTGCGGACGATGATGGCAACGATTCGGACGGAGGAATCCAACTTACGCTCCCGCCTTTCTTCGGTGGGAAAAAATACTATTTCCGTTACGTCCTACGAATCGACTAACCACATTGAGTGAGCTtggatttaaaagaaattcattGGGTTATCcataatattcttttttttctccactCACAGAAATAGCTCGGACAGTGTCCCTCGCCGACGTCCTCGTCTATTCTCGGAAGCGAGTTCGGCGTCTGTTACGAAAATTGATGAAGCTGACCGAGCAGCTTTTAGGTATCTTGAACATATCTAAAGACTGTTCATATGCCTCTTGTTTAAACGCGATGTTGACGTAACAGACAATCGATTGATAAGAAAAATCGCCCATCGGGCGTTCTAGCAGAGATAGAAGCAAGACAAAAATTGTGGGACgccgaagaagaagacagtGAAGATTGCGATGAAATACGTAAGCAACGTACGGGTGGTTCGGTTTTGGGACAAATTCACTTAGATATGGCCAAGTATCACGAAATGCAACGTTTTACTAAGCCCGACTCAACCGGCTACGATCATGAAGCTGCCTTCTACCATTTACGACACGCGGCTGATTGCGGTAATCTTGAAGCAATAATTACGACGGCAAGAATTGCTCTGAACCTGCCACATGATGTTCTTCCGGATCTGGATTTGGAAGAATCAGACCAAAATACCGACATGGGT includes:
- the LOC116919762 gene encoding ras-related protein Rab-37 isoform X1; protein product: MLDGDETPSDGIPEAHKSFASMGLDEPDDEVFEEDDFSTSRSFHSRLDHPQPHPVDLKVRKEISDTGYRGYVVTTPLALSAADVSVEEILHKTILVGDSGVGKTSLLVQFDTGTFHPSSFAATVGIGFTNKVLVVDGAKVKLQIWDTAGQERFRSVTHAYYRDAHALFLLYDVTNRKSFDNTRAWLAEINEYAHRDVIIMLLGNKCDSEDRVVNREDGERLGREYKVNFMETSAKTGLNVDVAFTEVARALRDKRTTVSASYGVQEYVEPRQWSQNVCSACSTS
- the LOC116919762 gene encoding ras-related protein Rab-37 isoform X3, encoding MLDGDETPSDGIPEAHKSFASMGLDEPDDEVFEEDDFSTSRSFHSRLDHPQPHPVDLKVRKEISDTGYRGYVVTTPLALSAADVSVEEILHKTILVGDSGVGKTSLLVQFDTGTFHPSSFAATVGIGFTVMMLGDSGVGKSCLLIRFKDKTFMSGSYIATIGIDYRNKVLVVDGAKVKLQIWDTAGQERFRSVTHAYYRDAHALFLLYDVTNRKSFDNTRAWLAEINEYAHRDVIIMLLGNKCDSEDRVVNREDGERLGREYKVNFMETSAKTGLNVDVAFTEVARALRDKRTTVSASYGVQEYVEPRQWSQNVCSACSTS
- the LOC116919762 gene encoding ras-related protein Rab-37 isoform X2 codes for the protein MLTLAQLSSNLKRQTGPNDLINKETQSDPSTYRFIQVRGSSFRTKSKDSRIQLKDTNSVHYDFRGHSFVDTDEQTCTQFKVMMLGDSGVGKSCLLIRFKDKTFMSGSYIATIGIDYRNKVLVVDGAKVKLQIWDTAGQERFRSVTHAYYRDAHALFLLYDVTNRKSFDNTRAWLAEINEYAHRDVIIMLLGNKCDSEDRVVNREDGERLGREYKVNFMETSAKTGLNVDVAFTEVARALRDKRTTVSASYGVQEYVEPRQWSQNVCSACSTS
- the LOC116919757 gene encoding LOW QUALITY PROTEIN: eukaryotic elongation factor 2 kinase (The sequence of the model RefSeq protein was modified relative to this genomic sequence to represent the inferred CDS: substituted 1 base at 1 genomic stop codon), with protein sequence MATAEISHHEDLVLEPISLTDIKWNVSNGDEAHDFPEVHLDGNQVKYFSAAMGMSSKRKREASLSSPAASNKQTVQNNWRHALMKARSHTDTWEKFHLDHYPTENANRHRYNALQKEWVVDQVSVKVQTESFAHGAMRECYRIKKLSNFSHNQDWRRDSNNAVIKRFIQPVDRQTYFDEVKLQMDAKLWGEEFNRHHPPKQIDFFQMAVLEFVDRPDRPLYHIENFIEGNYVKYNSNSGFVLGDEAHRHTPQALSHFTFERSGHELMVVDIQGVGDLYTDPQIHTVSGTEYGDGNLGTKGMALFFHSHVCNPICTNLGLTPFDLAPSEIALLTANPSASNDVGTVSRGTEEIVVLPSQYQRTHLHEFLRMRSSSSIGSCASLTDSIGEWTANDIADDDGNDSDGGIQLTLPPFFGGKKRCXRNRQSIDKKNRPSGVLAEIEARQKLWDAEEEDSEDCDEIRKQRTGGSVLGQIHLDMAKYHEMQRFTKPDSTGYDHEAAFYHLRHAADCGNLEAIITTARIALNLPHDVLPDLDLEESDQNTDMGVDYMRMAAIAGDRAALVYLAKAYDTGKGLGSRPISWSESVYWYTEAIEAVKTSDEEGNYDGTMDDPTYQLLGRLGEMYRDGGHGLESNPAKAADYFTSAADSAMAAMKGRLANKYYALAEEMNALIDEDEI